A portion of the Calothrix sp. 336/3 genome contains these proteins:
- a CDS encoding PadR family transcriptional regulator → MLMHPFFAPPFHPPFFGMGCDDRRRGKKFRGFPMGDWKDEQRTPRGDIKYILLTLLAEQPRHGYELIKELEARYAGFWKPSPGSVYPTLQLLEEGGYLISEQVQGKRVYTITDAGQELLAERGDRPTWMNRREQPQELMELQKAMTDVGAAVMQVARSGNSQQIARVKELLNRVRREVYGILAEDDSQQ, encoded by the coding sequence ATGTTAATGCATCCTTTTTTCGCCCCTCCCTTTCATCCTCCCTTCTTTGGTATGGGTTGTGATGATAGACGACGCGGCAAGAAATTTCGTGGTTTCCCCATGGGAGATTGGAAAGATGAACAGCGAACTCCCCGTGGTGATATTAAATACATACTGTTGACATTGCTGGCAGAGCAGCCCCGTCACGGTTATGAGTTAATTAAAGAATTAGAAGCAAGATATGCAGGTTTCTGGAAACCTAGTCCAGGTTCCGTTTATCCGACTTTACAATTACTAGAGGAAGGAGGTTATCTAATTTCCGAGCAAGTTCAAGGCAAACGGGTATACACAATTACCGATGCTGGGCAAGAATTACTAGCAGAGCGGGGCGATCGCCCGACATGGATGAATCGCAGAGAACAACCCCAGGAACTCATGGAATTACAAAAAGCCATGACTGATGTTGGTGCTGCGGTAATGCAAGTTGCTCGCAGTGGTAATTCACAACAAATTGCCAGGGTGAAGGAACTTTTGAATCGTGTCAGACGTGAAGTTTACGGAATTTTGGCAGAAGATGACTCACAGCAATAA
- a CDS encoding response regulator transcription factor: protein MAPAKVLVVDDDPAVRNLIQRFLMRQSYQVEAAEDGKTALALFEQFNPDLVILDVNLPDVIGFNLCQEMQSRNGVFVLMLTSRADEADKIRGFSKGADDYLTKPFGLGELEVRVAAILRRQRVVTTAEQKRLVFEKLMIDPVRREVTLNNQPVPLTALEFDLLHFLASHPGRVWRRAELIQEVWDYEYVGDQRVVDVHIGQIRKKIEVDASQPALIQTVRGVGYKFECPVQPPQPEKAPV, encoded by the coding sequence ATGGCTCCTGCCAAGGTTCTTGTAGTTGATGACGACCCTGCGGTTCGTAATCTAATCCAACGATTTTTGATGAGGCAAAGCTATCAGGTAGAAGCTGCCGAAGATGGTAAAACTGCCCTCGCTCTCTTTGAGCAATTTAATCCAGATTTGGTGATTCTTGACGTTAATCTACCAGACGTAATTGGGTTTAACCTCTGCCAAGAGATGCAAAGCCGTAACGGTGTTTTTGTATTAATGTTGACTAGCCGTGCCGACGAAGCGGACAAAATTCGTGGCTTTTCTAAGGGCGCTGATGATTATCTGACTAAACCCTTTGGTTTAGGTGAGTTAGAAGTCAGAGTCGCTGCGATTCTCCGTCGTCAACGGGTAGTGACAACTGCCGAGCAAAAACGCCTTGTGTTTGAAAAGCTGATGATTGATCCAGTACGCCGTGAGGTGACACTGAATAATCAACCTGTACCTTTAACTGCTCTTGAGTTTGATTTATTACATTTTCTCGCCAGTCATCCTGGAAGAGTTTGGCGACGGGCTGAACTGATCCAAGAAGTTTGGGATTATGAATATGTTGGTGATCAAAGAGTTGTGGACGTACACATTGGTCAAATTCGTAAAAAAATCGAAGTTGATGCCAGTCAACCCGCATTAATTCAGACTGTGCGTGGTGTGGGGTATAAATTTGAATGCCCAGTTCAACCACCTCAACCGGAAAAAGCTCCTGTATAA
- a CDS encoding DUF2811 domain-containing protein, whose translation MNTTVSIFTEIPENLHESLKTYLDKHPDWDQNRVLTAALSLFLLQNSDSDRRAARVYLETLFHQC comes from the coding sequence ATGAACACAACAGTCAGCATTTTTACAGAAATCCCCGAAAACCTACACGAATCTCTTAAAACCTATCTAGATAAGCACCCTGACTGGGATCAAAATCGTGTATTGACAGCCGCTCTGTCTTTGTTTTTGTTGCAAAATAGTGATAGCGATCGCCGTGCTGCCCGTGTCTACCTAGAAACTCTCTTTCACCAGTGCTAA
- a CDS encoding DUF3370 domain-containing protein: MSVKSIPKLFIPLSLTVFGLSFSSHSKASLLTQNTPKPRPQEIVQSGEVRPLPGKLDNIPVFNSNSPEWIKNEGILLSTFPGKGKKTPTAHLNFPFQGRFDLFAHHYTHTPKDLQTLYIGVMLHNPNKQAVTVNIPQAASYLMTEAPFVTLAPYIDNNDGKTFSGPGARAVADVLRGVRQKDFPSKLVIPPGQSRMLLNHPIPVRNLEKPVNGRSSFMRMKSSGKVYIASMAMFAKKTPTSGNKLPVSPKGDRAPTLKEWQTLLDTGSFAGPRDKIPTPPDATGGQLIYGRVAGVSEGSQWISNITDNAAAKNLTIPNPGKAISYPLVTLRGGRLGTEQKQTAKMLVRYGDTAYEAHGNYCVEYNLVMPLINSTKQTQTVSVTLETPLKEDKLSQGGIKFRKPSLDFPFFRGTVRVRYTNDAGKEVTRYVHLWHRTGQVLEPLIKLTMPGNSRRNVQLNVIYPPDSTPPQVVTVRTME, encoded by the coding sequence ATGTCAGTAAAGTCAATTCCAAAATTATTCATTCCCCTATCCCTCACGGTTTTCGGGTTGAGTTTTAGTAGCCACAGCAAAGCGTCTCTACTGACTCAGAATACACCTAAACCTCGACCCCAGGAAATTGTCCAGTCGGGGGAAGTTCGACCTTTGCCGGGTAAATTAGATAATATCCCTGTGTTTAACAGTAATAGTCCGGAGTGGATTAAAAACGAGGGAATTCTCCTCTCAACCTTTCCTGGTAAGGGCAAAAAAACACCAACTGCTCACTTAAATTTTCCTTTCCAAGGCAGATTTGATTTATTTGCCCACCACTATACCCACACTCCCAAGGATTTACAGACTCTATACATTGGGGTGATGCTCCACAATCCCAACAAACAAGCTGTCACTGTGAATATTCCGCAAGCAGCTAGTTATTTGATGACTGAAGCTCCCTTTGTCACCCTAGCACCCTATATTGATAATAATGATGGTAAAACCTTTTCTGGTCCCGGTGCGCGGGCTGTTGCAGATGTTTTACGGGGTGTGCGACAAAAGGATTTTCCTAGCAAGCTAGTTATTCCCCCAGGGCAAAGTCGGATGTTATTGAATCATCCTATACCTGTGCGAAATTTAGAAAAGCCAGTCAATGGGCGTTCTAGCTTTATGCGGATGAAAAGTAGTGGTAAAGTATACATTGCGAGTATGGCGATGTTTGCCAAGAAAACCCCCACTTCCGGGAATAAGTTGCCAGTCAGTCCCAAGGGCGATCGCGCTCCTACCCTGAAAGAATGGCAAACCTTACTAGATACTGGTAGTTTTGCTGGACCCCGTGATAAAATTCCCACTCCTCCCGATGCGACAGGAGGTCAGTTAATCTATGGTAGAGTTGCTGGTGTATCTGAAGGCTCTCAGTGGATAAGTAATATTACTGACAATGCCGCAGCGAAAAATCTCACGATTCCCAACCCAGGTAAGGCGATATCCTATCCCTTGGTGACGTTGCGGGGAGGCAGATTGGGTACGGAGCAGAAGCAAACAGCAAAAATGTTGGTACGGTACGGGGATACTGCCTATGAAGCCCATGGTAACTACTGTGTGGAATATAATCTGGTGATGCCTCTAATTAACTCCACAAAACAAACACAAACCGTAAGCGTGACTTTAGAAACTCCCCTCAAGGAAGATAAGCTTTCCCAAGGTGGAATTAAATTCCGTAAACCGTCTCTAGATTTTCCCTTTTTTCGAGGTACGGTAAGGGTGCGCTACACCAATGATGCAGGCAAGGAGGTGACGCGCTATGTCCATCTATGGCATCGGACAGGACAGGTTTTGGAACCCTTAATTAAGTTAACCATGCCAGGAAATTCTCGGCGCAATGTGCAATTAAACGTAATTTATCCACCAGATTCCACACCCCCTCAAGTTGTGACGGTGAGAACAATGGAGTAG
- a CDS encoding ABC transporter ATP-binding protein produces the protein MVQELAIRTTGLTKQFDRHVAVNNIDIEIQSGEVYGLIGPNGAGKTTLIRMLAAAEEPTTGEIYINGDRLMRDRSNPTLKRRLGYLPDDYPLYEELTVWDYLDYFARLYRLREPRRTQRLHDVLELIQLGNKRNSRISTLSRGMKQRLSLARTIIHEPILLLLDEPVSGLDPIARMQFREIIKVLQEAGMTILISSHVLSDLAELCSSVGIMELGCLVESTSLNQLYQRLSRQQILISALGKIDILIAELKNCPFVEEWEVLSTKTTIRVNFSGKQEDCADLLRNLIHADIPLTEFHCTQEDLETIFLKLGHKQAS, from the coding sequence ATGGTACAGGAATTAGCGATTCGCACCACCGGATTAACAAAACAATTTGACAGACACGTTGCTGTTAATAATATCGATATAGAAATTCAGTCAGGTGAAGTATACGGGTTAATCGGTCCGAATGGTGCTGGAAAAACCACATTAATTCGGATGTTAGCAGCAGCTGAGGAACCAACTACAGGGGAAATTTATATTAATGGCGATCGCCTAATGCGCGATCGTTCCAATCCTACCCTCAAACGTCGTTTAGGTTACTTACCCGATGACTACCCCCTCTACGAAGAACTAACAGTTTGGGACTACCTAGACTATTTTGCCCGTCTCTATCGCTTGCGAGAACCCCGACGCACCCAGCGTTTACATGATGTTCTCGAACTCATTCAGTTAGGAAATAAACGTAATAGTCGAATTTCTACCCTGTCACGGGGGATGAAACAACGTTTAAGTTTAGCTCGAACCATTATCCACGAACCAATTCTCCTTCTTTTAGATGAACCAGTATCCGGACTCGATCCCATTGCCCGGATGCAGTTTCGGGAAATTATTAAAGTTCTTCAAGAAGCAGGAATGACAATCCTCATTTCCTCCCACGTACTCAGCGATTTAGCAGAACTTTGCTCATCTGTGGGGATTATGGAATTAGGTTGCTTAGTAGAAAGTACATCCCTCAATCAGCTATATCAAAGACTATCTCGGCAACAAATTCTCATCTCTGCTCTGGGAAAAATAGATATACTCATTGCAGAGTTAAAAAACTGCCCCTTTGTGGAAGAGTGGGAAGTTCTATCCACAAAAACCACAATTCGAGTCAATTTTTCCGGCAAACAAGAAGACTGTGCGGACTTGCTCCGCAACCTGATCCACGCTGATATACCCCTAACAGAATTCCATTGCACCCAAGAAGACTTAGAAACCATTTTCCTCAAACTAGGTCATAAACAAGCATCCTAA
- a CDS encoding RodZ family helix-turn-helix domain-containing protein, which translates to MTTAPVYHLKILGNSTIEISQDELRSLLGEIEAELHRSPAYRRALANAQKLLGDSADQAKQLFKAVSREAIGLAFRQFAQQYAKNSVLNQATESAPNISTSTPESQGDLSQCLTSAKFHTTTENKQLTELPIVTKTSDSLGKNTSNNSSARTQAKWLRKKKVSKTEIAQIAAQKRVDSLKEIGQKLQQARESQGLSLYQLNIYTHVPVHQMEAVETGNWDVLPEDVFVRGFIRVMGNALGMNGTALAATLPTSEQVKSVLPTWYQSKNNSGSKLGFEINPIHLYVGYTALVAGTVGGLSFMSQQGEANRLMNNASTPTTPSVSDSSQKSEPVGKPGIQSSNAGITIGADISPPEAL; encoded by the coding sequence ATGACTACTGCACCCGTATATCATTTGAAAATTCTAGGCAATTCCACAATTGAAATTTCTCAAGATGAACTGCGATCGCTGCTAGGTGAAATTGAGGCAGAATTACACCGCAGTCCAGCCTATCGTCGCGCCTTAGCTAACGCCCAAAAGCTTTTGGGAGATTCCGCAGACCAGGCAAAACAGTTATTTAAAGCGGTGAGTCGTGAGGCTATTGGCTTGGCTTTTCGGCAGTTTGCTCAACAATACGCAAAAAATTCTGTACTTAACCAGGCAACAGAATCGGCACCCAATATATCTACTTCTACTCCTGAGTCCCAAGGAGATTTATCTCAGTGCTTGACAAGTGCTAAATTTCACACCACAACAGAGAATAAGCAGTTAACAGAGTTACCTATCGTGACCAAAACTTCTGATTCTCTAGGAAAAAATACTAGCAATAATAGCTCGGCTCGCACACAAGCAAAATGGTTGCGCAAAAAGAAAGTTTCTAAAACTGAGATAGCACAAATTGCTGCACAAAAACGTGTAGATTCATTAAAAGAAATTGGGCAGAAACTTCAGCAAGCTAGGGAGTCTCAAGGACTTTCTCTATATCAGTTGAACATTTATACTCATGTTCCTGTACATCAAATGGAAGCTGTGGAAACTGGGAACTGGGATGTATTGCCAGAGGATGTTTTCGTTCGCGGTTTCATTCGGGTAATGGGTAATGCTTTGGGGATGAATGGTACAGCTTTAGCTGCAACTTTGCCTACTTCTGAACAAGTTAAATCAGTGTTACCGACTTGGTATCAGTCTAAAAATAATTCCGGTAGTAAGTTGGGATTTGAGATTAATCCCATACATTTATATGTTGGTTATACCGCTTTAGTCGCTGGTACGGTGGGTGGATTATCTTTCATGTCTCAACAGGGGGAAGCAAATCGTTTAATGAATAATGCATCGACTCCGACAACACCATCGGTTTCGGATTCTTCCCAAAAATCAGAACCCGTAGGAAAACCAGGTATTCAATCAAGTAATGCAGGTATTACCATTGGTGCTGATATTTCACCTCCAGAAGCATTGTGA
- a CDS encoding alpha/beta hydrolase: MFRNLQHKLHSISLILRWLVSVLVLVYCAVTILLFFYQSRLIFFPTSSIEKTPELFNLPYQDVWVSILNSASKKEYIHGWWIKGEEDDSKVILYLHGNGINIGANLSHAYRFHQQGFSVLLIDYRGYGRSQGRFPNETRVYEDAAFAWNYLTQEQKINPGQIWIYGHSLGGAIAIDLAVKCPQAAGLIVESSFTSIRDIIAHRKHFGIFPVDLILTQRFESIKKVPKLKMPVLFIHGSADTTVPAFMSERLYTAASKPKKLLLVPGAEHNNIAEIAADKYLQTLDSFIQQVKSYQ; the protein is encoded by the coding sequence ATGTTCAGGAATCTGCAACATAAATTACATTCTATCTCTCTCATACTGAGGTGGTTAGTAAGTGTCCTAGTGCTAGTTTACTGTGCTGTTACCATACTTCTATTTTTTTACCAATCAAGGCTGATTTTTTTTCCAACTTCTAGTATTGAAAAAACACCAGAGTTATTTAATTTACCCTATCAAGATGTATGGGTATCTATACTGAATAGTGCTAGCAAAAAAGAATACATTCATGGTTGGTGGATTAAAGGTGAGGAAGATGACAGTAAGGTAATATTGTATCTCCATGGTAATGGTATCAATATTGGTGCCAATCTTAGCCATGCTTATCGATTTCATCAACAGGGATTTTCTGTATTATTAATTGACTATCGTGGTTATGGTCGTAGTCAAGGAAGATTTCCCAATGAAACACGGGTGTATGAAGATGCGGCATTTGCTTGGAATTACTTGACACAGGAGCAAAAAATCAATCCTGGGCAAATTTGGATTTATGGTCATTCCCTAGGAGGAGCGATCGCCATTGATTTAGCTGTCAAATGCCCACAAGCCGCAGGACTGATTGTAGAATCCTCTTTTACCTCTATTCGTGACATAATTGCCCATCGGAAACATTTTGGGATATTTCCAGTCGATTTAATCCTGACACAGCGTTTTGAGTCTATAAAAAAAGTTCCCAAATTGAAAATGCCAGTTCTATTCATTCATGGCAGCGCAGATACAACTGTCCCGGCTTTTATGAGTGAACGTCTTTATACTGCGGCATCAAAACCAAAAAAACTATTACTAGTTCCAGGTGCTGAACATAACAACATCGCAGAAATAGCTGCGGATAAATACTTACAGACTTTAGATAGTTTTATTCAACAGGTAAAGTCTTATCAGTAA
- a CDS encoding ABC transporter permease subunit gives MMQNLVDKIGDWNPQMLREIKGRLKVFPVALSLIISGLTQLVIFLYQLRELPGRVYGLSGVYCNLSKEYQQQLNDLSAQYHQVNKQLLHFSSKQFFDSEKVKLFKEQLEQVQSRQTSLNKFYYSESCPPDQINMALWWRDHWEYIFLSLSVVFIFTLLIAGTYQLINNLAQEERRGTLNFLRLTPQSEASILAGKMLGVPILTYLTIAAAIPLHLVAGRGAKIAFSYVLSFYLVLIGSCVFFYSAALLFSLATRFLGGFQPWLGSGAVMVFLFFTLTMLYSREFNHALAWLQLLSPLNLAAYLFPNLYSYNRYNSQQSLETLQFFYIPIGKSLITLIGFHLVNYGIGTYWCWQGLERRFRNPNTSLFSKGQSYALMATFQLALWGFTIQYNQHWCDTYNTNPCKYDFNYQVTQNLLSIFSVNILLAFTLIALLAPHRQAIQDWARYRHQNFASNQSIWQYSLFKDLLWSEKSPVQLAMVVNLIMMTLPMAIWMISAPVLSTKYVHSMKWLTTLSTFKVMIGIILFINVMMIYTTLAQRMLLMKTNKRSFWAIGTVGAAMFVPPVIVSVLGISPQENPLLWLLSSFPWAGLEYAGISSIVTAIIAEFSVLVFFNIQVTKQIKLAGESATKALLATS, from the coding sequence ATGATGCAAAATCTAGTCGATAAAATCGGCGACTGGAATCCACAAATGCTACGAGAAATCAAAGGTCGTCTCAAAGTGTTTCCGGTTGCCCTCTCTCTGATTATTTCTGGTTTAACCCAGTTAGTCATATTTCTCTATCAACTGCGAGAATTACCTGGTAGAGTCTATGGTCTTTCTGGAGTCTACTGCAATCTCAGCAAAGAATATCAGCAACAACTTAATGACCTTTCTGCTCAGTACCATCAAGTCAACAAACAACTACTACATTTCAGTAGCAAACAGTTTTTTGACTCCGAGAAAGTCAAACTTTTCAAAGAGCAGTTAGAACAGGTTCAAAGTAGACAAACATCCCTAAATAAATTCTACTATTCCGAAAGTTGCCCCCCAGACCAAATCAATATGGCATTATGGTGGCGTGACCATTGGGAATACATCTTTTTGTCCTTAAGTGTGGTATTTATTTTCACACTTTTGATTGCTGGAACCTACCAATTAATTAATAATTTGGCACAGGAAGAAAGACGGGGAACTCTCAACTTTCTTCGCCTGACACCGCAATCAGAAGCTAGTATTTTAGCTGGCAAGATGTTAGGTGTACCCATTTTAACCTATCTCACCATTGCTGCGGCAATTCCTTTACATTTAGTGGCTGGACGTGGGGCAAAAATTGCCTTCAGTTATGTCCTTTCTTTCTATCTAGTTCTAATTGGTAGCTGTGTTTTCTTCTACAGTGCTGCCCTTCTATTCAGTTTAGCAACTCGTTTTCTCGGAGGTTTTCAGCCCTGGCTAGGTAGCGGTGCAGTCATGGTATTTCTATTTTTTACCTTGACAATGTTATACAGTCGGGAATTTAATCATGCTCTAGCCTGGTTGCAACTTCTCAGCCCCCTCAATTTGGCTGCCTATCTCTTTCCCAATCTATATAGCTACAATAGATATAATAGTCAGCAGTCCTTAGAAACTCTTCAGTTTTTCTATATTCCCATTGGCAAAAGTTTAATTACCCTAATTGGCTTCCATTTGGTGAATTACGGCATAGGAACCTATTGGTGTTGGCAAGGTTTAGAGCGTCGTTTCCGCAACCCAAATACATCCCTATTTAGTAAAGGGCAAAGCTATGCTTTAATGGCAACATTTCAGTTAGCACTGTGGGGTTTTACGATTCAATATAATCAACATTGGTGTGACACCTACAATACCAATCCCTGCAAATATGATTTCAATTATCAAGTAACACAGAATCTATTATCTATATTTTCTGTGAATATTCTGCTTGCCTTCACCTTAATAGCTTTGCTTGCTCCCCACCGTCAAGCAATTCAAGATTGGGCAAGATACAGACATCAAAACTTTGCTAGCAATCAAAGTATTTGGCAATATTCTCTGTTCAAAGATTTGCTTTGGAGCGAAAAAAGCCCAGTGCAATTAGCCATGGTAGTGAATTTAATCATGATGACTTTACCCATGGCTATCTGGATGATATCTGCACCAGTTTTGAGTACTAAGTATGTTCACTCAATGAAGTGGCTAACCACCCTGAGTACATTCAAAGTAATGATTGGTATAATTTTATTCATCAATGTGATGATGATTTATACTACCTTGGCTCAAAGAATGCTATTGATGAAGACAAACAAGCGTTCTTTTTGGGCGATCGGTACTGTGGGTGCAGCGATGTTTGTACCACCTGTGATAGTTTCCGTATTAGGAATTTCACCTCAAGAAAACCCTCTGTTATGGTTGCTATCTAGCTTCCCATGGGCAGGATTAGAATACGCAGGCATATCAAGTATTGTCACTGCCATCATCGCTGAGTTTAGTGTTTTGGTATTCTTCAATATTCAAGTCACCAAGCAAATTAAATTAGCTGGAGAATCAGCAACAAAAGCCTTGTTAGCCACAAGTTAG
- the proB gene encoding glutamate 5-kinase: protein MAHTIVVKIGTSSLTQPETGQLALSTIATLAETLADLRRQGHRVILVSSGAVGVGCARLGLTERPRAIALKQAVAAVGQGRLMRVYDDLFTTLQQPIAQVLLTRSDLVQRSRYLNIYNTFQALLELGVIPVVNENDTVATEELKFGDNDTLSALVASLVQADWLFLLTDVDRLYSADPRSVPDAQPISLVNSLQELTDLQVQTGTQGSQWGTGGMVTKIAAARIAIAAGVRTVITQGRQPRNLEKIIGGETIGTHFAPQPEPTSARKRWIAYGLLPTGKLYLDGGAVQAIASAGKSLLAAGITNIEGEFDTQDAVQLCDRDGNEIARGLVNYNSEELQKIRGKRSSDIPLILGYAGAETVIHRDNLVLV, encoded by the coding sequence ATGGCTCACACAATCGTTGTCAAAATTGGCACTTCTAGCCTCACCCAACCGGAAACAGGACAGTTGGCACTCTCTACTATTGCTACCCTCGCGGAAACCCTTGCTGATTTACGACGACAGGGACACCGGGTGATTCTCGTTTCTTCCGGTGCGGTAGGTGTGGGTTGTGCGCGCTTGGGTTTGACGGAACGTCCTAGGGCGATCGCCCTGAAGCAAGCAGTGGCAGCTGTGGGGCAAGGTAGACTTATGCGAGTATACGATGACTTATTTACTACTTTGCAACAGCCAATTGCTCAAGTATTATTAACTAGAAGTGATTTAGTCCAACGCAGTCGTTATTTAAATATCTATAATACTTTTCAAGCTTTACTGGAACTAGGTGTTATCCCTGTTGTAAATGAAAATGATACTGTCGCAACGGAGGAATTAAAATTTGGTGACAATGATACCCTCTCTGCCCTAGTTGCCAGTTTAGTACAAGCTGATTGGCTATTTCTGCTCACCGATGTCGATCGCCTCTACTCTGCTGACCCCCGTTCTGTACCCGATGCTCAACCCATCTCCTTGGTGAATAGTCTCCAGGAATTAACTGATTTACAAGTACAAACAGGAACTCAGGGTTCCCAATGGGGTACGGGGGGAATGGTGACAAAAATAGCTGCGGCAAGAATCGCGATCGCTGCGGGTGTCAGAACTGTGATTACCCAGGGAAGACAACCTCGAAACCTGGAAAAAATCATTGGTGGTGAAACCATTGGAACTCATTTTGCTCCCCAACCAGAGCCAACTTCTGCCCGTAAACGCTGGATTGCCTATGGCTTACTCCCCACAGGTAAACTGTATTTAGATGGCGGTGCAGTCCAGGCGATCGCATCTGCGGGTAAATCTCTCCTGGCTGCGGGAATTACTAATATAGAGGGAGAATTTGATACTCAAGATGCGGTGCAACTCTGTGACAGAGATGGTAACGAAATTGCTAGGGGATTAGTTAATTACAATAGCGAAGAACTACAAAAGATTCGTGGCAAACGTTCCAGCGATATTCCTCTAATTCTCGGTTATGCAGGAGCTGAAACGGTTATCCACCGAGATAATTTAGTTTTGGTCTAG
- a CDS encoding RodZ domain-containing protein encodes MIQNTGYQEQAVNSFNDAQQEQLKEIGEHLRKVREEKSIRLEQIAAQTLIRLIFLQALEEGRFEDLPEPIFVQGFIKRYGDALGLEGTTLAKNFAINFFLLDSDSQNISVSSKPSFHIPLIVPYSLLLAAASLGLFYLLNLQQRNEQVSQTKTVRTIAKSPQKPVTTPKAPVEPQTIVSPTAPIASPPVVSTASPTVPPLNTPTPESTSANTPVEVTLQLQEQSWLRIKIDGKIAFEGVMNKGDKKTWNAQKELTIRSGNAGAVLISTKTEEAKPLGDVGSVKQVTFTSQVNNQQSTINNQETTVNNQ; translated from the coding sequence ATGATACAGAACACCGGATACCAGGAGCAGGCAGTGAATTCCTTCAATGATGCTCAACAGGAGCAACTTAAAGAAATAGGGGAACACCTCAGAAAAGTTAGAGAAGAAAAGTCTATTCGTCTGGAACAAATTGCTGCACAAACACTAATTCGCTTAATTTTTTTACAGGCTTTAGAAGAAGGTCGTTTTGAAGATTTACCAGAACCCATCTTTGTTCAAGGCTTTATCAAGCGTTATGGTGATGCCTTAGGTTTAGAAGGTACGACCTTAGCTAAAAATTTTGCGATTAACTTTTTTCTCCTGGATTCGGATAGTCAAAATATCTCTGTTTCGAGTAAACCCAGTTTTCACATACCCTTAATCGTTCCTTATTCTTTGCTCTTAGCTGCTGCATCTTTAGGATTATTTTATTTACTCAACTTGCAGCAGAGGAATGAACAAGTATCTCAAACCAAAACCGTCAGAACTATAGCTAAATCTCCTCAAAAACCAGTAACTACACCAAAAGCTCCAGTTGAACCCCAAACTATTGTTTCTCCTACTGCTCCCATTGCTTCACCCCCAGTTGTCTCTACAGCCTCACCTACAGTCCCACCCTTAAATACTCCTACCCCTGAATCCACGTCTGCCAACACCCCCGTAGAAGTCACTTTGCAATTGCAAGAGCAATCATGGTTGCGCATCAAAATAGATGGGAAAATTGCTTTTGAAGGTGTGATGAATAAGGGTGATAAAAAAACTTGGAATGCTCAAAAAGAGTTGACAATTCGCTCTGGAAATGCGGGAGCTGTTTTAATTTCTACTAAGACAGAAGAAGCCAAACCCCTAGGAGATGTTGGTAGTGTTAAACAAGTTACTTTTACTTCCCAGGTGAATAATCAACAATCAACAATCAATAATCAAGAAACAACAGTGAATAACCAGTAG